A region of the Cytophagia bacterium CHB2 genome:
CGCGGATCAGTTCGGCGAATCCAGCGGTGAAGGCTTGACCTATGATCAGGAACAAGCGCTGATTTTCAGCATTATCGGAGAAAGTCATGAAGCACGGAAAGAGTTGAGCGAGGCCGTCACGACTTATGAAAGGAAAGTTGAAAATGCGCGAAAACGCAAAGATCATATCGCCGAGGCTATTGCGCTCAACAAGCTCGGCAATCTCTGGTACAGCCATCATCAGTTCGGCACAGCCTACGCTTATTTCGAACGCTCGTACGAGGTTTGCCAGCGCAACAATATTGCGCCGGGCAAGGTGGCCAACTTGATCAACATGGGCGCTATCGCCGTGCTGCCGCAACCCTCGCCGCGCCAGGCTGATTCGTTAAAATTGGTGATTGAGCGATTGGTGCAGAACACCCGCGCCGATATTGAAGAAATTGCGGTGAGCGAGCCAAGACAAAAGCTGGCCGTGTTCAATCTTCTGGGCGCGCTTTATTATAATGTTGCGCTGCGCCATTTTTCCGAGGCTTCGCCGGCACGACAGACTGCTGCCAGCAACGGCAAGGAGATGCCTGCGCTCAATCAAAACTTGCATACAACTTTACAAGCCTTGCAAAATCTTTCACAAGCACGGGCTGCGCTTGATACCTCCTTGACGCTGGCAATCAGCAAAAGATTGTTCGTGGAAGAAGTGATCGTGCGGCGCAACCTCGCCAGCTTGTTTATGCTGGCACACGACTATTCCCCGGCGCTCGAGCATTTGCAAATCGCGCATGAGATCAGCATTCAAAGAAATTTAGCGGAACTGACGTGGCGGGTGGAGCATGCCCTCGGCGCCCTCGCGCAAATGTGGCGTCTGCCGGCAGAACATCCGTTGGCGCAAAAAACTGCGTGGCAGTGGTATGCCAGCGCGATTGCAATTTTGGAAGGGTTGCCGATCGAGCCCGCCGGCATCGAGCAACGCCTTTCGGAAAGACAGGAACAGCGAGAACTTTATGAAAACGCCATCATCTTGCTAACCGAACAGGGAGCTCGCGATGAAGCGCTAGCGTTGAGCGAACGGCGGCGTGCAATATTGTTTGCGAATCTCAGCGCCACACGCTATCTCCTGCCCAAACTGGAATCGCATCGCATGCTCTGGGGCGGCGGCGGCGGCGAGGTGACATTCTTCCAAGACAAAATCAGCAAAGCGCGCAGCGAGCTACGCAAACTCGAATTGGAAGAGCCGCAACGCCCGAAAGAATTGACGCGTGTACGCGCCGAATTGGCAAACGCAGAGAGTCAGTATCGGCAAATCGTCGCCGACGCGCTCGAAGAAGATCCGCAACTCGCAAGCTTCTTCAGCGTGCCGCCGGTTGATTTGCCCGCGGTGCAAGCCCTGCTTGATGAAAACAGCGCCGCGCTTTGCTACTTTGTCGGTGAGCGTGAAACCGTGGTCTGGCGCATCACCGCCGAAGAAATTGTTGCAACGCGCCTGGCCATTTCGCGCCGGCAGTTGCGCGAGCGCATCATGCAATTTCGCAACAGCCTGATCGACCCGCAGATCGAAAGCGCAGCATTAGCGGCGGAACTGGGCGAATTATTACTTGGCGCGATACCTGAGTTGGACTCCTATGCGCGGCTGATCATCGTACCGGATGATTGTTTGCATTATTTGCCGTTTGGCGCTTTGCGCTATCAAGGCGAATATGCCATCGATTTGTTCGGCTTTACCAAAACGCCGAGCCTGGCCGCGCTAACCTTTGCCGAGCGCAACAAAAACTTAAACACGCAAAACCTGTTGATGCTGCAGGATGCCGCGCAACCGGAGCAGGAACGCGCAGCGCAATTTCCCACACCGCAGCCAATGCAAGTGATGCAAGGCGAGGATTGGCGTTCAGGCGTAACGCGCCAACAACTTGCGGCAGCCGGCATCGTACAGATCGATCATCAACTTCTGGCGCAACCCGAAAATCCGTTGTCGTCCAGCTTTCGCTTGCAACTCAAAAAAGGCGGAGACGCGCCGCTGGAAACCGCCTGGTTTCCCCTATATCGTTTGTTCGAGTTGGATTTGACGGCGAGCGCCGTCGTGCTACCCAATACGGCATTTGCTTACAACGCCGAACAAACCGGTGAAGAGCTGATTGCCTTGCAGCGCAGCCTGATTTACTCCGGTACGCCTTCGATCATTCACACCCAATGGCGTATCACGCCTGAAGAGCGCACGGCATTTTGTGAGGCGTTTTATAAAAATTTCAAGGATCAACCCGCCCTTGACGCGCTGAGCGCAGCGCAAGCGCATGTCCGCGAGCGCTTTCCGCAATCTTCCGCATGGGCCGCCTTTGAGTTGACAGGATACATGGGCATGACGGATGCGGAAAAAGTGCAGTTCGCGACTGCTCGATTTGATCTCACCGTCGCCAAAGGGACGAGATCACGCGAAGAAGGCCAATACCGCGACGCAATTCGTTATTATCAATCGGCGCTCACGATGGCGCAACAGCTCGGCCGGCAAGATTATGTCAAACTCATTGAGGAAAGAATTAAAGTTAGCGCGGTGGAAGGCAACAATTTTGCAGTCGCATGCGAAATCGAAGAAAAAATTTTGCAGCAGGCCCTGGCCGCAAACGACATCAGGCAAGCCTCGCGAAGCTATCGCAATCTTTCCATTTGGCGGCAGGAGCTGAAAGATTATGAAGCCGCCGCCGAAGCCGAGAAAAAAAACCTGGCATTGCTCGAACCGGCAAACAATCCGATGGCGCTGGCATCCTCGCAATTCGAGCTTGCCAAAATCGAACAGGCGCGCAGCAATTATGACGCTGCACTCGCCTGGGCGGAACAAGCCGCAGCAATCCTCCAGCAGCAAAATCAGCCTCTGGCGCGCTTGCTGGTGGAAACATTGCTCGGTAAAATTGCCATTGAGGCTGACCGTTACGGCCAAGCTTTGACATATCTGGAAGATGCTCTTGACGCATTTCAAGTCGCGCGCGCCGCAACCTCTCCGCAGGAAAAGAGCGCGCTCGCGGTTGCCCAGCAATTCACCGCCATCGCTTACACGCGCCTCTCGGCATACTTCGAAGCCATTCCCTTGCTCGAACATGCGACCGCAACGTTTACCGCCTTAAGCGACACCGCAAATCTCGCGCAAGCGACACAAGCTTTGGCGGAAACGTTCTGGCTCAACGGCGATTATCAAAATGCGTTGATACAGCAGCAACGCGCGCTGACCTTGTTCGAGGCCTTGCAGGATCGAGCGCTGGGCATTCGCGGACACACCACGCGCGGCTTAATTTTGCTCAGCTTCGGCGAGCTTGACCAAGCCCTCGATGTTCAAAAGCAAGCGCTGCAACTGGCCCTGGCCTGGGAGGAGGATAAACCGATTGAAGCACGGCGCGAGCAAGCCACCGTCTACAAGAATCTTGGCCTGGTTTACATGCAACAAAAGCAGTTTCACCAGGCGCGCGCCAGTTTCGCGCTCGCGCGCGATATCGATCAGCAGCTTAATGCCGCGCGCGGCTTGCTCTACGACCTTTACAATCTTGGCCAAGCTTACCATGCACTCAACCAAAATGGTTCAGCGCAACACTACATCAATGCAGCGGAAGCGCTGGCGCCGCAGCTAGGCGATCAGCGCATTCATGTCAAAGCGCTTTATACCGAAGGCCTCATTCTCGCCGGTCACGGCAACAAAACCCAAGCGCGCGCAGTGTTGCAGCAGGCATTGGCGAAAGCGGATGAGATCAAACAGGAAGAATTACAATGGCGTTGCTTGTGGCAGCTCGCCAAGCTCGCGCAGCAAGCCAACGATTTGTCCGCGGCGTTGGATTTTTATCAGCGGGCAATGGCAGGCATCGAGCGCCAGAGCGCACGAATCAAAGTCGAAGAGTATCGCAGCGGCTTCATCGACAACAAGACGGATATTTATGAAGAAGCGGTTTTGCTGTTGTTGTTGATGAAGCGCGAGTCCGAAGCGCTGCAATTTGCCGAGCGCGCCAAATCACGCAGCTTTGCTGATTTGCTCGCAAGCGGCAATATCGATTGGCACGCGGGCGCGGATCGCGAACCGCTGGCGCGGCAAAAACGTTTGCGGGATCAGATCAGCTTTGCGCAGGGCAAAATCTCCGCATTGCAACAGAAACCCTCTCTCGATGAAAGCGATCGCTTTGCTATAAATGCGCTACAAGACTCGCTTGCGCGATTGCAAACCGCTTATGTCAATTTGTTGGCTGAAATGAAAGCCGCCCGCCCGGAGCTGGCAGATTTGGTAAATGTTGAGCCGCTTCCGGTAACGGAGTTGCAAGCGCTTTTGCCCGACAGTGTGGCCCTGGTTGAATACTTTTTCGCGAAAAATTTTTTGGTGACGTGGGTGGCGGATCGCCGGCACGTGCGCGCGGTTACGACTCCGCTAGAGCGTACAACCTTGAGCGATCTTATTTTGCAATTCCGCAAAGCCATCGCGAAACGCGCTTCCGTTGAAGATCTTGGCCGGCGCTTGTACGATCACCTGATCGCGCCGATTGCACCGATGGTGCAGAGCGCCGGGCAACTCGCCATCGTGCCGCATGGCGTGCTGCATTATCTTCCCTTTGCCGCATTGCAAAAACCGGATAGTACATATCTCATCGACGACCACGCTTTGGCGCTGGCGCCGAGCGCAACGGTGTTGGGTTTCTGCTATCGCAAAGGTCAAACCATTCTAGACGAGGCGCGTGAGGATTTGCGCATCTTGGCGCTCGGCAATCCGGATGTCGGCAATCCGCGCTATGATCTGCCGTTTGCCGAGAAGGAAATCGAAAGCCTGCAATTCACCTTCGGTGACATCGAAAGTTATACGCGGCGCGACGCTACAGAAAAATCTTTGACTGCGGGCGCGAGTCGCGCGAACCTGCTTCACCTCTCCTGTCACGGTGTTTATGACGAGCGCAATCCGTTGTTCTCCGCGTTGCTGTTGGCGCCGGATTCCAGCGATAACACCGGCCGCCTCGAGGCGCATGAGATTTTCAGGCTCAAGCTGAATACCTATCTTGTCATGCTTTCGGCGTGTGAAACCGGACTCGCCAAAGTCACCGGCGGCGATGAGGTGATCGGCCTGAGCCGCAGTTTCATTTTTGCAGGCACGCCCGCGCTCATCGCGAGTCTCTGGACGGTTGATGATTTGGCCACCGCCATCACCGTCAAAAGGTTTTATCGCTATCTCAAAGCTGGCGCCAGCAAAGCGGAAGCGCTGCGCGAGGCCCAGCGTTTCGTGCGCGATAATCACAATCGTCATCCCGCATATTGGGCGAGTTTCGGGTTGACCGGGGATTGGAGATGAAGTACGGTTGCCTTGAGAATCACATTCATTTTTGTTTGTCATTCTGAAAGAATCTTGTGAAGTACACGCCGCCGCACTAGAGCTTAACGAGTTCTGCCGGGGCAGATTTGACAAGTGGAAAACTATTGGACGTCAAAGTAACAACAAACTGCAATAGCAAACCTTCCCGGCTTATTGCAGAACACCGTGCGCCGTGACCTCATGAGCGTGCTTGCTTTTCTGTAAGAGATTCTTTATCGTAGCTGCTGCTTAAAAGCGTATTAGATGATTATCATTCCAAAGGGCAAACCATGACCAAGAAGAATCATTTCTCCTTCGTTTTTCTCTTTTTGTTGATAACCGTGTGCATGGCACTGGCCGCCAAGCCCTGGGGCGCGAAGCGCAAACTCGATGAAGCGCAAAAAGGCTTGTTCACGCTGGTCGAGGGCGATGTCAAGAAAAAGCAACTGCAGGATCTCGACTGGATACGTGCGCAACTCAAAACCAACGTTTACACCGGCGACAAAGTGAGAACCCTGCTCAAGTCGCGTGCGGAAATGCAGCTTGCCGAGATCGATCTCATTCGTCTCGCGCCGAAAACCACGATCGACATCGTCAAACTTTATGAAGAAACCAAAGAGAAGAAGTTGGAGACCAAGATCAAACTCGAACAGGGCGATATTTGGGGCAAAGTCAAATCCGTGGACGCCAACTCAACTTTCGACGTTTCTTCGGATTTTGCCGGCGCTGCAATTACCGGCACCGTGTTTCGGTTGAATCACGATTCCACCAAACAGGAAACACAACTCAAAGTCTACACCGGCGAAGTTAAAATCAGCAATGCGCCGGAAAAAATGGACACACTCACGCCGCAGACGATTGGCGGCAGCCAGAGACGCCAAATCGAAGGCCCGCGCCAGGTTCCCGGCCCAACGCAAATCTCGCTCGATCAATGGGTGTATCTCGTGCGCAACATGCAACAAATCACCATCGGCGCCAACGGCAAAGTCAAATCAACCGGCTCGTTCAAAGCCAATGATCGCGACGAACAAACCGATTGGGTGAAATGGAATCTTGCGCGTGATCGTCAAAGCGGAAATCGTTAGTGAAGCGGTTTGCAAAAATTGTGCTGTTCAGCTTGCTGGGTTTTGCCGCAGTCGTTCTTGCGCTGACGCTTTATCTTAGAATAAAATATCCTGCCGAGTGGTTAAAAGCGCTGCTGATCAGTACGCTCGCCAACGATTACGGCCTCACCGTAAGCATCGACCGTTTGCATTTCAACCTGTTCTCGGGATTTGAAATGGAGGGCATCACCATTCCGGAGGTGACAGCCGGCGGCATCGTGCCTGTGCGTGAACGCGCGCCGGTGAGTATCGAAAAAATCACATTTGCGTATCGCTTTTCCTCGTTATTCAAACGCAACCTCGTGATTGACAAGCTGGCGATTACCAATCCCGTCATTGCTTACTGGCAAGCGCCGGACAGCACAACCAATCTTGACGCCCTCATCCGCGCCTTCAATGATTCAAGCGCCGCGGAATCCGATACTGCAATTACCCTTCTGCCCGTCGATATCAATCTCTCGTCACTTGCTGTCACTGGCATTCAAATCAAAGCAAGGATTGCCTCTGACACCGTAACGCAGCAATTTGCCGCCGGTCCGCTTGATCTTGCGATTCACTCGGCGCGATTTGATCATTGGAATAATCTGAGCGCTGAGATTGATTTGCTCGGCCGGAATACAGCAATCGCTTATTCTTTGCATCCCGAAAATTCTTCGTGCAACTTTGATTTCGCCGCCGAGATGCAAACGCAAATTCATTGCCGGGCCGTGAATCAAGATTCGCTCGCCCTCCGCGGGGAAATGACTCTCGCCCCCAAGTCGATTCGCTGGCAGAATCGCCCGGATTTTTCTTTGCCGCCCATAAATCTGCGCACGGAAGCGGGCGTCAATCTCGCGTTGATGCGCCTCGACATGCCGACTCTCCGATTGGCTTTTGCCGGCGAGGAACAATTGGCAGCCCGAATCAACATCAGCCAAAATGAAAAACTCGCAACATTTGATGTGCGCGTTGATCGCGGGCAAATTGATCTTGATCAATTCATGCAAATCATTCAGCCGCGAGAGGGCTTGTGGTTGATTCCAGCCCTTGCAGACATTGCCCTCTCGGGACACCTTGAGTTTTCCGGAAGTGAATTTCGAGGCAATCTCGAAAACATGCATTACAACCTCGCGCTGGTTGGTAAAGATCTATCTTATCGAGATGCTGAGACAGGTTTTTCGTTTGAGCAAGGACGCGTGCGGCTCAATTATGCAACGGCTAGCGATACTAACGAAACCATCTTGTCAACTCAACTAGCCCTTGCCTCCTGCAATCTTCCCATCGATTCTACACGACTACTGGCCATCGGCCCGCTCGACTTGCAGGTCGAGGCCGCACTCGCCGCCGATTTTTTGCCGCATCACGGCCAATTCACCTTCGTGATACAAAATTTTTCCGACGGCATAATTCGCGGGCAAGCGCGAATTCAATCAAACACAACCAAGACAAATAGCAAAGTCACACCAGCGAATGTGGCTGTTCATGCCGCGCTGCAGGCCGAGAGCATCGAACTTTCTCCCTTCACTGCAGACAGTGTGCGAGGCAAAATCAGCGGCGAATTGCTGTTAACCGGCAAAAACCTGAATGAGATTGGCTGCACATTAAATCTGAATAATGCGCCGCTCAATTATCTCACCATCGACGACGAAGGCGATATTCCGCCTTATCATCTCAAAACAACGGCAGCGATTGCTTTGCATCCTGATCTTACAAAAATCAAAATTACTGACGGCAATATACAAACTGAACCGGGCAGTTTAAGGTTTAACGGCGAGTACGATCTATCCGCATCCGCCTATCGCTTTGAATTTTTCGATGGCATGATCAGTTTAGATGAGATTGTCGGCATGCTGCCGCATCATCTCTTAGGAGATTCGCTGTCACCAGCGCCGCGCATTGTAGGCCGGGCCGCATTCAAAGGCTGGCTTGCGGGCAAAACGATTATGCCAGACAGCTCGGATTACAATGGTGAATTTTTTGTTGAATCCGGGCAAGCCGTCTATGAGGATAGCGCGCTCGGCCTTTATTTAGATGATTTACAAATTAGCAGCAGATGGTCGATTACGCCGGCGGCGACGCAGGGCGAATTTACGGCCAAGAGCCGCGCGCCGAAAATGCCGGATTACTTGCGAGAACCCTTGCCGCAAACCATTGCCTCCGGCAGCATCATTATTGGCGAAGACTATTTTGCATTGACTAAAGGCAGGTTCGAAATGCACCGCTGGGGAGTGACGGGCGCATACATCAGCCGCGGAAGCTTTCTGGCCAACGGCTTGCAAGTAAAAACCGACCTCGACCTCGACATGAATGCGCCAACAGCGATTTCTCCCAACGCCGGCCTGTCATTGCTGGGATCAATCAAAGCCACATTCGAGATCGATCAGTTCCTGCCGGATGATCCTTTCGCGCGCCAGCCCGCGGCAGTGAAAGGCACATTACAAGCGCGTGATCTCGACATTGCAGTCGACACGCTGATGACGATAAAACATCTCAACGCCGATTTGAAATACGAGCAGCATTATGAAGCGCAGCTTATCGGCAAAGAAACCCAAATCGTTCTCAAACCGCATTTGACTGAGGAAACGCCGGCTTTGGCGAACGCGGGCGAGTTGCTGTTGCTGGAGGATATTTTTCGTAAAGCGCCGCGCGCCGCGCCGGCAAATGGCGTCCCCTCGCAACTGTCCATCGCGCGGCTCGAGGTGATGGGTTATCAGCTCGACGATATTGAAGCCGATTTGCGCCTGGGCAACTCGCGTTTAGATATTCCGCAACTGCGCATGAAATTTCTGGACGGCAACATGATCGGCAATATATTGGTGGGATTGGGCGGCGGTTCTCCGGATCAACTCAGTTATTCCACGGCCATGCAAATTTCTTCGATCGACATTTCGCGGTTGCAGCCATTGGCGAAACGATTCGACAAAGGCTCCCGCATGTCCGCGGATTTTTATCTCAACGGCAGGGGATTCACCTCCGAACAACTGATCAGCGATTTGACCGGCAAATTGAATATCACAAAAATGGAAAAGAAGGTCGCCTCCAATCTGCTACAAGCGCTCGACCCCAAAGGCACAGATCGCGGTATTCAGAACATGCGGCTCCTGCTCAAGGCCAAATGGAATGTGCGGTCGATGAGTTTCGAGATCAAAAACGGCTTCATTTACGCCGCGCTCGAACCCATCAAACCGTGGTTTTCGCCCTTCACCCTGCCTTCCCCCATTGATTTCGCGCGCCTGCCCTTGCGTTATTTCCTTCAAACACCTGCAACAAAATAGCATCACTCTCTGTTTCGCGGCCTCATACCCGCTACGCATTCTGCAAAACCTGCATGTAATTAACGGATTGCAAAGAACGCAAGGAACGGATTTTGATGCCCGAACAATCACCGACACTTTCTGAATCCCCTCACGAGATCTCTCCTTCACGCAACACTTCTCATCGCCAACTCAAGATCATCACCGTGGCCGGCGGCAAGGGCGGGGTCGGCAAAACGATCGTGAGCACGAGCCTGGCTCTGGCATTGATTCAATCGCGCGCCAGCGTCGTGTTGGTTGACGCCGATCTCGGCGGGGCAAACCTGCACACGTTGATGGGGATTGATCATCCGGAAAAGACGTTGCACGATTTCATCTCGCGGCGCGTTAAAAGCCTGGTCGAAATCCTGCTCCCCTCTCCGATTGGCGGCGTCCAACTGATTTGCGGCGCTGCGGGCACCACGGGATTCGCGAATATCGACTATAACGAAAAACTCAAAATCATCCGGCATTTGCGCCAACTCACCACGGATTTCGTGATTGTCGATATTGGCGCCGGATCGTCATTTAATGAGGTCGATTTATTCAATGCCGGCGACATTCAAATCGTGGTTGCGAATCCGGAACCGACCTCGATGCAAGAATGTTACAATTTCCTCAAAGTTGCCGTATTTCGTTTGTTGCACCGCACATTTCACGATACCCCTAAAGTTTTGGAGTTGTTAAAACGCTCGCAAGATCCCACACATGTGCATGATCATCGCCTGCTCACCGAAATCGGAAAACAGGTTCGCGCCCTCGATGTACGGGAGGCCGTGCGATTTTTTCGCGTCATCAACGCGCTCTCACCCAAGCTGATTTTGAATCGTGTGCACGATTTTCGGGAAATCCGGGAGGGGTTATCGTTACAAATCGCAACGCAAGATTTGTTGCGCCTGCGTCTTGAGGTTTGGGGCTATTTGAGCTATGAGGCGCGCCTGCAAAATGCCTTGCGCGCAAAGCGTCCGGAGGATATTTTGCCGGCAGACTCTGAGAATTACCTTCGCCTGGTCAAAATGGTACAGCGCCATCTTCTGGCAGCAAATGTCCGGTATGAATCTCTTGGCGCCCGCACCATTGTTCCATTGCTCGATCTTCACCAGCGCGAAACCAGTGAGGTCAGAATCTGCTCCGTGCAATGCCCGCTGTGGGGAAATTGCGAGCTTGAGGAAGGGGGCCTGCCTTGCCGCATGCAGGAATCGGTTTATCAGAATAGAATTGGAGAAATGAGCCGATCGTCCGTGAGAGACTTTTTCGACGAATAATAATCCCTCCCGCTAAAACAACAGGCAATGATCTCGCTCGATTGTAACGCTACATACGATCATTAATAAAACTTTGGATAAGTGCGCGGGTCGGCCTCGTGCATCAAATCATAAACGATTCTAAAAATTGTTTCGACATTCGGCTTGGACCAATAATCGCCATCCGAGCCGTAGGCCGGACGATGCGGCGCCCCGGTTAGTGTGCGCGGCGGGGAATCCAGCCAGCGGTAGCCATTCTGCTTTTCAAGCACTTCTTGCATCATATAAGCCGTGGCGCCGCCCGGCACATCTTCATCTACAAACACAATGCGATTCGTTTTTTTGAGTGAATTGGCAATGACGCCCGGAAGATCAAACGGCAAGAGTGTCTGCACATCAATCACCTCAGCGTCAATGTTCATGTTGTGCAAAATCTCAGCGGCTTCCAGCACGAGGCGGCAGCAAGCGCCGTAGGTCACAACGGTAACATCCGCTCCTGCTCGAATGATTTCTGGGACACCCAGCGGAATCGTGAACTCTCCGATATTGTCCGGCAAGCGTTCCTTCATCCGATAACCATTCAGCACTTCGACAACGATTGCCGGATCGTCTGCTTGCAACAAAGTATTATAAAAACCGGCTGCTTGTGTCATGTTTCTCGGAACCAGCACGTGCATGCCACGCACCAGATGAATCGTACCGGCCATCGGCGAGCCGGCATGCCAAACACCTTCCAGGCGATGGCCGCGCGTACGCACGATCACCGGCGCTTTCTGCCCGCCTTTGGTGCGCCAAAGTAGGGTGGCAAGATCATCCGACAAAATTTGCAGCGCATAGAGCAGATAATCGAGGTATTGAATTTCGGCTATCGGGCGCAAGCCGCGCAGCGCAAGGCCAATAGCTTGCCCGATGATCGTACATTCGCGAATACCGGTATCGGAAACGCGCAATTCACCAAACTTTTCCTGCAAGCCTTTGAAGCCTTGATTGACATCGCCCAGCCGGCCGACATCTTCTCCGAATGCAATGATGCGGGCATCGCGCGCCAGCGCGGCTGCAAAGCAAGCATTCAAAATTTCAAAACCATTTACCAAAGGGGAAGTTTTAGAATAGATTGGTTTGATCTCTTTGACCAGCAACGCAGAGCTAGCAGAGGGATTATAGAGATGAGAGCCGTAACGTTCGCGATTGTTTTCATCCTGCCGTTTCTCCCACGCCAACAGCGCCTGCCTGGCAGCTCCAGCCTCCTCACGCGTCACGCGCAGGACTT
Encoded here:
- a CDS encoding CHAT domain-containing protein translates to DINLLRQSCALIERSLAINYRLVPAYLTLGFNYEAIEKLEQKERERTKGFFEKIALATPRLLDNFLRAITLQKPRLPERWYEKAIDVLTMGIAINDERVAPLTEANLALNLANNYYNLGEFVYANAYHYYLIKFKYDSSFTNLEQKAIIYERAGQCAWASGKSLEAAPLLQEAVRLCQSLRDADGELRNLNRLALLYEGLGDYESSNEYYSAVLAAGRRESREQNQAIVLRNLAHNFQKNEETEEAIQKSDSSFKLLVKRGDSGFPRPKKSKFEIKLLGLPIFWQTADQFGESSGEGLTYDQEQALIFSIIGESHEARKELSEAVTTYERKVENARKRKDHIAEAIALNKLGNLWYSHHQFGTAYAYFERSYEVCQRNNIAPGKVANLINMGAIAVLPQPSPRQADSLKLVIERLVQNTRADIEEIAVSEPRQKLAVFNLLGALYYNVALRHFSEASPARQTAASNGKEMPALNQNLHTTLQALQNLSQARAALDTSLTLAISKRLFVEEVIVRRNLASLFMLAHDYSPALEHLQIAHEISIQRNLAELTWRVEHALGALAQMWRLPAEHPLAQKTAWQWYASAIAILEGLPIEPAGIEQRLSERQEQRELYENAIILLTEQGARDEALALSERRRAILFANLSATRYLLPKLESHRMLWGGGGGEVTFFQDKISKARSELRKLELEEPQRPKELTRVRAELANAESQYRQIVADALEEDPQLASFFSVPPVDLPAVQALLDENSAALCYFVGERETVVWRITAEEIVATRLAISRRQLRERIMQFRNSLIDPQIESAALAAELGELLLGAIPELDSYARLIIVPDDCLHYLPFGALRYQGEYAIDLFGFTKTPSLAALTFAERNKNLNTQNLLMLQDAAQPEQERAAQFPTPQPMQVMQGEDWRSGVTRQQLAAAGIVQIDHQLLAQPENPLSSSFRLQLKKGGDAPLETAWFPLYRLFELDLTASAVVLPNTAFAYNAEQTGEELIALQRSLIYSGTPSIIHTQWRITPEERTAFCEAFYKNFKDQPALDALSAAQAHVRERFPQSSAWAAFELTGYMGMTDAEKVQFATARFDLTVAKGTRSREEGQYRDAIRYYQSALTMAQQLGRQDYVKLIEERIKVSAVEGNNFAVACEIEEKILQQALAANDIRQASRSYRNLSIWRQELKDYEAAAEAEKKNLALLEPANNPMALASSQFELAKIEQARSNYDAALAWAEQAAAILQQQNQPLARLLVETLLGKIAIEADRYGQALTYLEDALDAFQVARAATSPQEKSALAVAQQFTAIAYTRLSAYFEAIPLLEHATATFTALSDTANLAQATQALAETFWLNGDYQNALIQQQRALTLFEALQDRALGIRGHTTRGLILLSFGELDQALDVQKQALQLALAWEEDKPIEARREQATVYKNLGLVYMQQKQFHQARASFALARDIDQQLNAARGLLYDLYNLGQAYHALNQNGSAQHYINAAEALAPQLGDQRIHVKALYTEGLILAGHGNKTQARAVLQQALAKADEIKQEELQWRCLWQLAKLAQQANDLSAALDFYQRAMAGIERQSARIKVEEYRSGFIDNKTDIYEEAVLLLLLMKRESEALQFAERAKSRSFADLLASGNIDWHAGADREPLARQKRLRDQISFAQGKISALQQKPSLDESDRFAINALQDSLARLQTAYVNLLAEMKAARPELADLVNVEPLPVTELQALLPDSVALVEYFFAKNFLVTWVADRRHVRAVTTPLERTTLSDLILQFRKAIAKRASVEDLGRRLYDHLIAPIAPMVQSAGQLAIVPHGVLHYLPFAALQKPDSTYLIDDHALALAPSATVLGFCYRKGQTILDEAREDLRILALGNPDVGNPRYDLPFAEKEIESLQFTFGDIESYTRRDATEKSLTAGASRANLLHLSCHGVYDERNPLFSALLLAPDSSDNTGRLEAHEIFRLKLNTYLVMLSACETGLAKVTGGDEVIGLSRSFIFAGTPALIASLWTVDDLATAITVKRFYRYLKAGASKAEALREAQRFVRDNHNRHPAYWASFGLTGDWR
- a CDS encoding FecR domain-containing protein gives rise to the protein MTKKNHFSFVFLFLLITVCMALAAKPWGAKRKLDEAQKGLFTLVEGDVKKKQLQDLDWIRAQLKTNVYTGDKVRTLLKSRAEMQLAEIDLIRLAPKTTIDIVKLYEETKEKKLETKIKLEQGDIWGKVKSVDANSTFDVSSDFAGAAITGTVFRLNHDSTKQETQLKVYTGEVKISNAPEKMDTLTPQTIGGSQRRQIEGPRQVPGPTQISLDQWVYLVRNMQQITIGANGKVKSTGSFKANDRDEQTDWVKWNLARDRQSGNR
- a CDS encoding MinD/ParA family protein, which encodes MPEQSPTLSESPHEISPSRNTSHRQLKIITVAGGKGGVGKTIVSTSLALALIQSRASVVLVDADLGGANLHTLMGIDHPEKTLHDFISRRVKSLVEILLPSPIGGVQLICGAAGTTGFANIDYNEKLKIIRHLRQLTTDFVIVDIGAGSSFNEVDLFNAGDIQIVVANPEPTSMQECYNFLKVAVFRLLHRTFHDTPKVLELLKRSQDPTHVHDHRLLTEIGKQVRALDVREAVRFFRVINALSPKLILNRVHDFREIREGLSLQIATQDLLRLRLEVWGYLSYEARLQNALRAKRPEDILPADSENYLRLVKMVQRHLLAANVRYESLGARTIVPLLDLHQRETSEVRICSVQCPLWGNCELEEGGLPCRMQESVYQNRIGEMSRSSVRDFFDE